A genomic stretch from Pararhizobium sp. IMCC21322 includes:
- a CDS encoding aldehyde dehydrogenase produces the protein MSDKNKVEIRNPANPSQIVGSFPTTPEGDVSKMMETARKAQVAWAKVPQPERGKQLDAFLNGLEARLDDIATSITREMGKLLGESKGEVNKALGEGRAMVRRSSAPIGEVLPSQKPDTVVYSTRRPRGVIVGINPWNFPFSTPIRKTIPALLFGNAIVLKPSVSTPGAAFIMQEVADATLPKGLFQIAYGSGGLGTALTGAQGVDAISFTGSVGTGRIVAQAAAANLTEISLELGGKNPVILNDATDLDAALDQIYAAAFAVCGQRCTAISRVIVRRELEAAVVDGLAKRARAANPGDGMDAATTLSPLMGKTALDDVAGFVDRARAAGANVAAGGERIDQNGGYFYAATILSDVTANMEVAREEVFGPVLAVIAYDDIDEAMHICNDIEFGLAACLYSEQTPLVDRFIAEVESGMIHVNCGSFPEDHAPFVGVKNSSLGVGGSNGPSTLHFYTQEHTVFRKGKA, from the coding sequence CGCCAATCCATCCCAGATCGTGGGCTCATTTCCCACGACCCCTGAAGGCGACGTTTCAAAAATGATGGAGACGGCCCGTAAAGCGCAGGTGGCGTGGGCGAAAGTACCGCAGCCGGAACGGGGCAAACAGCTTGATGCTTTTCTTAACGGACTTGAGGCGAGACTCGATGACATCGCAACCTCCATCACCCGCGAAATGGGGAAACTTTTGGGGGAGTCCAAAGGCGAGGTGAACAAGGCTTTGGGCGAGGGGCGAGCCATGGTGCGACGGTCATCTGCCCCGATTGGCGAAGTGCTTCCCTCCCAGAAACCCGATACCGTGGTTTATTCAACGCGTCGACCACGCGGTGTCATCGTTGGAATTAACCCCTGGAATTTTCCGTTCAGCACGCCCATTCGCAAGACGATCCCTGCGCTGCTGTTCGGCAATGCAATTGTGCTGAAACCATCGGTCAGTACGCCCGGCGCTGCTTTCATCATGCAGGAGGTTGCTGATGCCACGCTACCGAAAGGCCTTTTCCAGATAGCCTACGGGTCAGGCGGCCTCGGCACGGCGCTGACCGGCGCGCAGGGTGTTGATGCGATCAGTTTTACCGGCTCTGTCGGCACGGGCCGTATTGTGGCGCAGGCCGCAGCGGCAAATCTGACCGAGATCAGCCTTGAATTGGGTGGCAAGAATCCGGTGATTCTCAACGATGCGACAGATCTGGATGCAGCTCTCGATCAGATTTACGCGGCCGCCTTTGCGGTGTGTGGTCAGCGCTGTACAGCCATCAGCCGTGTCATCGTCCGCCGGGAGCTCGAAGCGGCTGTTGTTGACGGTCTGGCGAAACGTGCCCGTGCGGCAAATCCGGGCGACGGAATGGATGCCGCCACCACGCTCAGTCCGTTAATGGGCAAAACCGCCCTTGATGATGTTGCAGGCTTTGTTGACCGTGCGCGGGCGGCAGGCGCCAATGTAGCAGCTGGGGGAGAGCGGATTGATCAAAATGGCGGGTATTTTTATGCCGCTACGATATTGTCAGACGTGACCGCCAATATGGAAGTCGCGCGGGAAGAAGTCTTCGGTCCTGTGCTTGCGGTCATCGCCTATGACGATATCGATGAAGCGATGCATATTTGTAACGACATTGAATTTGGCCTTGCAGCCTGTCTGTATTCCGAACAGACACCGCTGGTGGATCGCTTTATTGCGGAAGTGGAAAGCGGCATGATCCATGTGAATTGTGGAAGCTTTCCTGAAGACCACGCACCCTTCGTTGGCGTGAAGAACTCTTCGCTTGGTGTTGGCGGTTCTAACGGCCCCTCAACGCTTCACTTTTATACGCAGGAACATACTGTTTTCCGGAAAGGTAAGGCGTGA
- a CDS encoding trypsin-like serine protease produces the protein MDINSSQRQSYSDILRGLQNNPEEVMLRIIPLNVIVAVSMIGSAAAQQSDIGSTSQPLLAGTDDIGNPASNSVVQVGGCTGTLIASDIVLTSGHCIGNREKPENVVAQDDGCGNWQRFDRFYDFKPATNIPIRFGHDSENISYTAQADKYSIIGCVDIIMLKLTSPVPRSVAIPAVVATRPLQSTILEDSDLQIVGWGTSGLEDLWKRVADANGRTWSLIGHANLVTGMAQTGGNLFAATEGNTLWMRPANGRNQKWRKIGHANNVVAMTAHNNNLFAATRDNKLWVRNAIANEVNWRYIGHANNARAMASLNGKLFASTTDNKLWARDPVLSDVSWTHIGHANGIIAMAASNGRLFGATSTNNLWSRSPDLSDVDWQLVGSADRLRAMAGTDTDLFASNRPAEGSFPSNTTRFRQIGTSRFSSYPCDDEKHLCAQSSGGALVRPGDSGGALFLLRPGQPRVLIGVTRQTRSEGGKFVATFYSRTNNGIQNQNTGIWIEQMASPATPKRNLMLRPPASQ, from the coding sequence GTGGATATCAACAGTAGTCAGCGTCAGTCTTACTCCGATATTTTGCGAGGATTGCAAAATAATCCGGAGGAAGTGATGCTTAGGATCATCCCATTAAATGTAATCGTGGCTGTCTCGATGATTGGTTCTGCTGCGGCCCAGCAGAGTGACATAGGCAGCACCAGTCAACCGCTGTTAGCGGGTACCGATGATATCGGAAATCCAGCGAGTAATTCAGTTGTCCAGGTTGGCGGATGCACTGGAACTCTCATCGCCAGCGATATCGTGCTTACATCCGGTCATTGTATCGGAAACAGAGAAAAGCCCGAAAATGTTGTCGCACAAGATGACGGCTGCGGAAATTGGCAGCGATTTGATCGGTTCTACGACTTCAAGCCTGCGACCAATATCCCAATTCGATTTGGCCACGATAGCGAAAATATCTCTTATACGGCCCAGGCCGACAAGTATTCCATCATCGGCTGTGTCGATATCATAATGTTGAAATTAACGTCGCCCGTACCGCGCTCAGTTGCGATACCGGCAGTTGTTGCCACACGGCCTCTGCAATCGACAATATTGGAGGATTCCGATCTGCAAATTGTTGGCTGGGGAACAAGTGGTCTGGAAGATTTGTGGAAGCGGGTCGCAGATGCAAACGGCCGCACTTGGTCGTTGATTGGCCATGCAAATCTGGTAACCGGAATGGCTCAAACCGGCGGCAACCTCTTTGCAGCGACCGAAGGCAATACGTTATGGATGCGTCCTGCCAACGGCAGAAACCAAAAATGGAGGAAAATAGGACACGCCAATAACGTCGTTGCCATGACAGCTCACAACAACAACTTATTTGCAGCAACGAGAGACAACAAACTCTGGGTTCGCAACGCGATAGCGAATGAGGTTAATTGGCGTTACATCGGGCACGCGAACAATGCCAGAGCAATGGCCAGCCTCAACGGCAAGCTCTTTGCTTCAACCACAGACAACAAGCTTTGGGCTCGTGATCCCGTATTAAGCGATGTGTCCTGGACCCATATTGGACATGCTAACGGAATTATCGCGATGGCGGCATCGAATGGCAGGTTGTTTGGCGCCACCTCTACCAACAATCTGTGGTCACGCTCCCCGGATTTAAGCGATGTTGACTGGCAATTGGTGGGCAGCGCTGATCGGCTTCGAGCTATGGCTGGGACCGACACGGACCTGTTCGCTTCAAACAGGCCTGCGGAAGGCAGCTTTCCAAGTAATACCACCAGATTTCGGCAAATTGGAACCAGCCGTTTTTCTTCGTATCCGTGCGATGACGAAAAGCACTTATGCGCTCAAAGCAGCGGTGGGGCTTTGGTTAGGCCAGGCGATTCCGGAGGAGCTCTTTTTCTCCTACGTCCCGGACAGCCAAGAGTTCTGATTGGCGTCACGCGTCAGACGCGAAGCGAGGGCGGTAAATTTGTTGCGACTTTCTATTCAAGAACAAATAACGGCATTCAGAATCAGAACACGGGAATCTGGATCGAACAAATGGCGAGCCCCGCTACACCGAAAAGAAACCTGATGCTGAGACCTCCGGCTTCGCAATAG
- a CDS encoding MocE family 2Fe-2S type ferredoxin, protein MTETIRACSTTDIDEEDVMRFDHGDKTYAIFHAPDGKYYATEGYCTHEKAHLGEGIVDEFEIECPLHFGSFDYRTGDPTVAPACVKLKTYPVKIEGNDILITVG, encoded by the coding sequence ATGACTGAGACTATTCGAGCTTGCAGTACCACCGATATCGACGAAGAAGACGTGATGCGCTTTGATCATGGGGACAAAACATACGCAATTTTTCATGCACCCGATGGTAAATATTACGCCACTGAGGGCTATTGCACCCATGAAAAAGCACACCTCGGCGAAGGTATTGTCGATGAATTCGAAATCGAGTGCCCGTTGCATTTCGGCTCTTTTGACTATCGCACTGGCGACCCAACAGTTGCACCAGCTTGCGTTAAGTTGAAAACCTATCCTGTTAAAATTGAAGGCAATGACATTCTGATCACCGTTGGCTGA
- a CDS encoding LuxR family transcriptional regulator, translating into MSVVDFIGKIHELSSAKSVWEFSLREFSKCGIASLCHGYADGKPDDAPLTLRNNYPEPWKNIYYQRGAYRYDLYAQHVATSTSVIQIDGLQFDSKIKEDSLLFEEVNDIGNFGINNGFIVPLRLAKNDGFGGMFIGDIPADEPDPHGFLVTHKHDFLLMAMHLDAKLVQIATRDAQTEVNLTKRESECLTWLASGMLNDKIAERLKISNSTVEFHLRNARHKLKTRTREQAVAVAIGLGIIKI; encoded by the coding sequence ATGAGCGTTGTCGATTTCATTGGTAAAATTCACGAACTTAGTAGCGCTAAATCTGTTTGGGAATTCTCTCTGAGAGAATTTTCAAAATGCGGCATCGCTTCGTTATGCCATGGATATGCAGATGGTAAACCGGATGATGCGCCACTCACTTTGCGTAACAATTATCCGGAACCCTGGAAAAACATCTACTATCAGCGGGGCGCATATCGGTACGATCTTTATGCGCAACACGTTGCAACGAGTACCAGCGTCATTCAGATTGATGGCCTTCAATTCGACTCTAAAATAAAAGAAGATTCTCTACTTTTTGAAGAGGTGAATGATATTGGAAACTTTGGCATCAATAACGGTTTTATTGTGCCATTGAGATTGGCCAAAAACGATGGATTTGGTGGCATGTTTATTGGTGATATTCCTGCAGATGAACCTGATCCGCATGGTTTTCTGGTCACCCACAAACATGATTTTCTTTTGATGGCTATGCACCTTGATGCGAAGCTTGTTCAGATTGCCACAAGGGATGCTCAAACCGAGGTGAACCTTACCAAACGCGAAAGTGAGTGCCTGACCTGGCTCGCGAGCGGGATGTTGAACGATAAAATCGCTGAGAGGTTGAAAATTTCAAATTCAACGGTTGAATTTCACCTGAGAAACGCAAGACACAAACTGAAAACACGGACGCGCGAACAGGCAGTAGCGGTTGCAATTGGGCTTGGGATTATCAAAATTTAA
- a CDS encoding 3-methyl-2-oxobutanoate hydroxymethyltransferase: MKNIYTFAAQPAQRTVTIPCMRQAKKEGRKLIQTTANTAEEARAVETAGFDMMICDAANAQIVREANKTTFCTAAIKITEHVTVDDVMREAFRVLQLGVDAIITPRSFSTVEKLTREGIPVMGHLGLVPRKSISIGGLRAVGKTADEALELYKDYKRLEDAGAFSAESEVIAGPIMTEIAKRTSIICVSLGSGSGGDVSFLFMNDLCGETENPPRHARAFGNLREKYKELHQERISALSAFKAASLEGSFPTARETPGLPEAEFHAFKNALEKI, from the coding sequence ATGAAAAATATCTACACTTTTGCGGCTCAACCCGCACAGAGAACTGTAACCATTCCGTGTATGCGTCAGGCAAAAAAGGAAGGGCGAAAGCTCATTCAAACGACTGCAAACACAGCGGAAGAAGCCCGCGCTGTCGAGACCGCAGGTTTTGACATGATGATCTGTGATGCGGCCAATGCGCAAATCGTTCGGGAGGCGAATAAGACGACGTTCTGTACGGCAGCAATCAAGATCACCGAACATGTGACAGTCGATGACGTCATGCGTGAGGCGTTTCGGGTGCTGCAGTTAGGTGTTGATGCGATCATCACACCACGCAGTTTTTCCACGGTCGAAAAGCTCACTCGTGAAGGCATTCCCGTGATGGGGCATCTGGGCCTGGTTCCACGCAAGTCAATTTCGATTGGCGGACTGCGTGCAGTTGGTAAAACTGCGGATGAAGCGCTGGAACTCTATAAGGACTACAAGCGCCTGGAGGATGCCGGCGCGTTTTCAGCTGAATCTGAAGTTATCGCCGGCCCGATCATGACGGAAATTGCCAAGCGTACAAGTATCATATGCGTATCTCTTGGTTCTGGTAGTGGCGGTGACGTCTCTTTCCTTTTCATGAATGATCTATGCGGTGAAACCGAAAACCCGCCGCGACACGCACGAGCGTTTGGCAATCTGCGCGAGAAATACAAGGAGCTTCATCAGGAGCGAATTTCTGCGTTGAGCGCATTCAAAGCCGCCTCCTTGGAGGGAAGTTTCCCGACCGCAAGGGAGACACCTGGTTTGCCAGAAGCAGAATTTCACGCGTTCAAAAACGCTCTGGAAAAGATCTAA
- a CDS encoding mandelate racemase/muconate lactonizing enzyme family protein, with the protein MTIPTIARIETWAYRVPLSRPVETSFGTMRDRPAVFIRIEDDQGVFGWGEIFANWPAAGAEHRARLVLEDISQLLLGTDARKPEDIFQDLTRKTHIRALQCGEFGPFAQAIAGIDCALWDLRARAEGKPLRRLLNDKAADTIRTYASGIDCRTAEEAIESSRNDGHLAFKLKVGFDAQDADRVAGHASGLRHTETLYLDANQAWSVDQAKSFLAGINDIPIGWLEEPIRADAPEASWSELRKFGNISLAGGENIVGLAAFRSAIETRILDFIQPDVAKWGGVSGCFHVARMTVEAGLTYCPHFLGGGIGLLASANLLAAAGGQGTLEADVNVNPLRDAFPIPSVQAGTMKLDPAPGLGIETLPEAIDRYKTFHAEASVCG; encoded by the coding sequence GTGACAATCCCGACCATCGCCCGGATAGAAACCTGGGCTTACAGAGTCCCTCTTTCCCGACCGGTTGAGACGTCATTTGGAACCATGCGGGACAGGCCCGCTGTTTTCATTCGGATTGAGGACGATCAGGGTGTCTTTGGCTGGGGAGAAATATTTGCCAACTGGCCTGCAGCCGGTGCCGAACATCGTGCGCGTCTGGTGCTGGAAGACATATCCCAATTGCTGCTTGGTACGGATGCGCGAAAACCAGAAGATATTTTTCAGGACTTAACCCGAAAGACCCACATCAGGGCTCTGCAATGTGGGGAATTTGGACCTTTTGCGCAGGCTATCGCCGGAATTGACTGCGCGCTGTGGGATTTGCGCGCGCGCGCGGAAGGCAAGCCATTGCGTCGCCTTTTGAACGACAAGGCGGCTGATACCATCCGGACCTATGCCAGCGGGATCGACTGCCGCACGGCCGAAGAGGCCATCGAGTCTTCCCGAAATGATGGCCACCTTGCCTTCAAATTGAAAGTTGGTTTCGATGCTCAAGATGCTGATCGCGTCGCCGGTCATGCTTCAGGACTTCGTCACACTGAAACCCTCTATCTTGATGCCAATCAGGCCTGGTCGGTCGATCAGGCCAAATCTTTTCTGGCTGGTATCAATGACATTCCGATTGGTTGGCTTGAAGAACCGATAAGGGCAGATGCGCCTGAAGCGAGCTGGTCAGAATTGCGCAAGTTCGGCAATATTTCGCTGGCCGGGGGCGAAAATATCGTGGGACTGGCCGCTTTTCGTTCTGCGATTGAGACACGGATATTGGATTTCATACAGCCGGACGTCGCTAAATGGGGTGGTGTAAGCGGGTGCTTCCATGTCGCCCGGATGACTGTCGAAGCCGGCCTGACCTACTGCCCCCATTTTCTGGGAGGCGGAATCGGGCTGCTGGCTTCCGCCAACCTTCTGGCGGCGGCTGGCGGGCAAGGCACTCTGGAGGCCGATGTCAATGTAAATCCATTGCGAGATGCTTTTCCCATACCTTCGGTGCAAGCCGGGACGATGAAACTCGACCCCGCCCCTGGTTTGGGGATCGAGACATTGCCAGAGGCCATTGATCGCTACAAAACATTCCACGCTGAGGCTTCTGTTTGTGGGTAA
- a CDS encoding UxaA family hydrolase — protein MSTTSSDVLGRGWLRSDGRFGVRNHVIALSTVALTDRVTALAAAQADGVLPITPGFLRGLRGADADLQTAMIKAIVVHPNVGAALVVTHDRASALALEQSFASAGKPVVVVALMGCKGIQTALNELTAKLQDLQELASQAPQEQMTFSDLTIALECGGSDATSALCANPTIGRFVDRLIAAGGTAIVSETAEFLGGEDVVRSQSNSPKIAEAILACMANEEAMMKEDGSDYRGVNPTQENIEAGLSTLTEKTMGALCKIGSSRFAGALTFGQRPPGNGLFFMDTPFFSPTSMTGMVLGGAQITLFAMGVFNPSGVPLAPTIKICGNPNTLSDWADGIDVDVSGIISGAHTYDDGANSIENFIETTIGGAMTCAEKWQEGQLIVPTSRSAL, from the coding sequence ATGTCCACAACATCGTCTGATGTCCTGGGCCGGGGGTGGCTGCGGTCAGATGGACGTTTTGGTGTGCGCAATCATGTCATAGCTCTTTCCACTGTTGCACTCACTGACAGGGTGACAGCTCTGGCCGCTGCACAAGCCGATGGCGTTCTGCCGATTACACCTGGATTTTTGCGCGGACTACGTGGCGCCGATGCGGACCTTCAGACGGCCATGATAAAGGCGATTGTAGTGCATCCCAATGTCGGCGCGGCCCTTGTGGTGACCCACGACCGTGCATCTGCTCTGGCGCTGGAACAGAGTTTTGCCAGTGCAGGAAAGCCGGTCGTTGTTGTGGCACTGATGGGGTGCAAGGGCATACAAACGGCGCTGAACGAACTGACCGCCAAGTTGCAGGACCTGCAGGAATTGGCAAGCCAGGCACCACAAGAGCAGATGACTTTCAGTGACCTAACAATTGCGCTGGAATGCGGTGGATCGGATGCGACATCAGCGCTTTGCGCGAATCCGACAATTGGTCGGTTTGTGGATCGTCTGATTGCCGCAGGCGGAACTGCCATCGTCTCTGAAACAGCGGAGTTTCTGGGCGGCGAGGATGTGGTTCGCTCGCAATCGAACAGCCCGAAAATTGCAGAAGCCATTCTGGCCTGTATGGCCAACGAAGAAGCAATGATGAAAGAGGATGGCAGCGATTATCGGGGCGTCAATCCAACGCAGGAAAATATTGAAGCCGGCCTGAGCACGCTGACTGAAAAAACAATGGGTGCGCTTTGCAAGATTGGTAGTAGCCGTTTTGCCGGTGCGCTGACCTTTGGTCAACGTCCGCCGGGCAATGGTCTGTTTTTCATGGACACGCCGTTTTTCAGCCCCACCTCCATGACCGGCATGGTGCTGGGTGGAGCCCAGATCACACTGTTCGCGATGGGGGTGTTCAATCCGTCCGGTGTTCCGCTTGCGCCTACCATCAAAATCTGCGGCAACCCAAACACTTTATCCGATTGGGCCGATGGCATTGATGTAGACGTGTCCGGTATTATTTCGGGCGCTCATACCTATGATGACGGGGCAAATTCCATTGAAAACTTCATTGAAACAACGATCGGAGGCGCGATGACTTGCGCAGAAAAATGGCAAGAAGGTCAGTTAATTGTGCCAACCAGTCGATCAGCATTGTGA
- a CDS encoding UxaA family hydrolase has translation MSKARPDHEEGTRLTLKVSSEDNVVTVLDSELDRCLIAGGLVIDKGIPFGHKIALCDIACGRDVIKYGVVIGRATCLIAQGEHVHVHNIV, from the coding sequence GTGAGCAAGGCACGCCCCGACCATGAAGAGGGAACGCGTCTTACCCTGAAAGTTAGCTCTGAAGACAATGTCGTCACGGTTCTGGACAGCGAACTGGATCGTTGCCTGATCGCGGGCGGTTTGGTGATTGATAAAGGCATTCCCTTCGGTCACAAAATTGCGCTGTGCGACATCGCGTGCGGAAGGGACGTGATCAAATATGGCGTGGTCATTGGGCGTGCAACATGCCTGATTGCGCAAGGAGAGCATGTCCATGTCCACAACATCGTCTGA
- a CDS encoding GntR family transcriptional regulator, whose product MTNDATNPYEALRSGLIWGRWKSGERLIPQHLKEEFGCTSSVLRETMLRLAGEGFVVSEKNLGFRAVVHSDETFREAAHLRLVLEREAVLLSLRNGDFDWEVSLSAAYQKLAYVEKQMMATKDAKKYVRHWSLQDWEFHFTVMSACGSNLLMQAYKTAFDTFRMYAVSTFPNYGFSQEVTAKEHLDIYEAAIERDAERCIKAIETHLTLYKDGNRTREPLPPKENRP is encoded by the coding sequence ATGACAAATGACGCGACCAATCCTTATGAAGCATTACGTTCCGGATTGATCTGGGGGCGTTGGAAGTCAGGTGAACGCTTAATCCCCCAACATCTGAAAGAGGAATTCGGCTGCACCAGTTCTGTATTGCGCGAAACTATGCTGAGGTTGGCAGGCGAGGGTTTCGTTGTCTCAGAGAAAAACCTGGGTTTCCGAGCTGTCGTCCACAGTGACGAGACTTTTCGTGAAGCGGCACACCTTCGTTTGGTCCTTGAGCGTGAAGCGGTGCTTCTATCGCTTCGCAACGGCGACTTTGATTGGGAAGTATCACTAAGCGCTGCCTATCAGAAGCTCGCTTATGTTGAGAAACAGATGATGGCGACTAAAGATGCCAAGAAGTACGTGCGCCACTGGTCGCTGCAAGACTGGGAATTTCATTTTACTGTGATGTCCGCATGCGGCTCCAATTTGCTGATGCAAGCTTACAAGACAGCGTTTGACACATTCCGAATGTATGCGGTCTCCACTTTTCCAAACTACGGATTCAGCCAAGAGGTCACTGCGAAAGAGCACCTCGATATTTATGAGGCCGCAATCGAACGGGATGCCGAAAGGTGCATCAAGGCCATCGAGACACATCTTACGCTTTACAAAGACGGAAACAGGACCCGCGAGCCGTTGCCACCGAAAGAAAATCGACCATAA
- a CDS encoding SDR family oxidoreductase yields MKRIALITGGGSGIGRACGLMLGANGYHVVVTGRRLDALEESAELIGNNASAISADITDAEEVDTLYAKIETDHGRLDVLFNNAGNNVSAAPIGDVSVEDFKKVINVNLVGAFIAARGAFNLMRRQDPQGGRIINNGSISASVPRPGSTPYTSSKHAITGMTRTISLDGRPYNIACGQIDIGNAASQMTAKMGGGVPQADLSIKPEPVMDVQHVADSVLHMANLPLSANIQFLTVMATAMPFIGRG; encoded by the coding sequence ATGAAAAGAATTGCATTAATTACAGGTGGAGGCTCCGGCATTGGACGTGCCTGCGGCCTGATGCTTGGCGCGAACGGGTATCATGTTGTGGTCACCGGTCGGCGTTTAGATGCATTGGAAGAAAGCGCAGAGCTAATTGGCAACAATGCCTCCGCGATATCCGCTGACATCACAGATGCCGAAGAAGTCGACACGCTTTATGCGAAAATTGAAACGGACCATGGGCGTCTAGATGTTTTGTTCAACAATGCCGGTAACAATGTATCGGCTGCACCTATTGGTGATGTTTCAGTTGAAGATTTCAAGAAAGTGATCAATGTGAATCTTGTGGGCGCATTTATTGCGGCGCGGGGAGCGTTCAACTTGATGCGTAGACAAGATCCACAGGGAGGCCGGATCATTAACAATGGCTCAATCTCTGCATCGGTGCCGCGTCCCGGGTCCACACCATATACGTCATCCAAACATGCGATCACAGGAATGACCCGCACAATTTCCTTGGATGGTAGGCCGTACAATATTGCCTGCGGTCAAATAGACATCGGTAACGCCGCTTCACAGATGACCGCCAAAATGGGCGGTGGTGTACCTCAGGCTGATTTATCCATCAAGCCAGAACCAGTGATGGATGTGCAACATGTAGCCGACAGCGTATTACATATGGCGAATCTACCGCTTTCTGCAAACATTCAATTTTTGACAGTGATGGCAACTGCCATGCCGTTTATTGGACGCGGCTAA